In Colletotrichum higginsianum IMI 349063 chromosome 3, whole genome shotgun sequence, a genomic segment contains:
- a CDS encoding Alcohol dehydrogenase, whose product MTSPTTSVVFRRTDGDLPRTIEQSSESVPKPEELGSSDVLVKIHAVSLNFRDVAMLNGRYPVEVEQRGIPCSDCAAEVIAVGPAVRDFVVGDRVAPIFDLNNLTGHEDEPMKALGGDVAGVLREYAVFSESVLVHLPKHLTWEEAATITCAGVTAWNALDTPTSARKGAAALLQGTGGVSIFALLLCLASGIKPIITSSSNEKLESIKKLDPRISGINYKTTADQKAEILRATDGKGVDFVVNNTGAASIPDDIGFLSQKGGTVSLVGFLDGASPNWNPNALMALMSKAAKLKGVAVGSKLDYQRLNEFLEEKKVKLGSVIDRVFSFQDSKAAFDYLYSGKHVGKVVIKL is encoded by the exons ATGACATCTCCGACCACCTCTGTCGTCTTCAGACGTACCGACGGTGACCTTCCCCGGACCATCGAGCAATCGTCAGAGTCCGTGCCAAAGCCCGAGGAGCTTGGCTCGAGCGATGTTCTCGTCAAGATTCATGCCGTGTCGCTGAACTTCCGCGATGTGGCTATGCTGAACGGCAGGTACCCCGTTGAAGTTGAGCAACGAGGCATTCCGTGCTCCGActgcgccgccgaggtcatcgccgtcggTCCGGCCGTGCGAGATTTTGTCGTTGGAGACCGAGTCGCCCCAATCTTCGACTTGAACAACCTTACCGGACACGAGGATGAGCCGATGAAGGCCTTGGGAGgagacgtcgccggcgtcctgcGGGAATATGCTGTCTTCAGCGAAAGCGTCCTCGTTCACCTGCCGAAGCACTTGACCTGGGAAGAG GCGGCCACGATCACTTGCGCCGGAGTGACGGCATGGAATGCTCTCGATACGCCCACGTCAGCGCGCAAAGGCGCCGCTGCACTGTTGCAAG GTACCGGAGGCGTTAGCATTTTCGCACTTCTGCTATGCCTTGCCAGCGGTATCAAGCCAATCATcacctcgtcctcgaacgagaagctcgagtcCATCAAAAAGCTTGATCCACGCATCTCCGGCATCAACTACAAGACAACAGCCGATCAGAAAGCCGAAATTCTTCGGGCCACCGACGGCAAGGGCGTAGATTTTGTTGTCAACAACACGGGCGCTGCGTCCATTCCGGACGATATCGGATTCCTGAGCCAGAAGGGTGGAACAGTGTCACTCGTCGGCTTTCTGGATGGGGCGAGTCCTAACTGGAATCCAAACGCACTCATGGCTCTGATGAGCAAGGCCGCGAAACTGAA GGGTGTTGCAGTGGGCTCGAAGCTGGATTATCAGCGATTGAACGAGTTTctggaggaaaagaaggtcAAACTTGGTTCTGTCATAGACCGAGTCTTCTCGTTCCAGGACTCCAAGGCAGCCTTTGATTATCTGTACTCTGGTAAACATGTCGGCAAGGTTGTCATTAAGCTTTGA